A section of the Malania oleifera isolate guangnan ecotype guangnan chromosome 2, ASM2987363v1, whole genome shotgun sequence genome encodes:
- the LOC131149234 gene encoding molybdopterin synthase catalytic subunit — protein sequence MAGEEKNLVEILEEHCPIDLSKYINFVHAPHCGAIATFSGTTRDTFEGKTVMELRYEAYVPMAIRRMKSICSSARSSWNLSSIAVAHRLGAVPVGETSVFIAISSVHRADALEACKFVIDEVKASVPIWKKEVYANGEIWKENSEFLERRLGLVEGRRDEGKASSMREFEVEAHNGKSCCGAKVKVDDGSDIAT from the coding sequence ATGGCGGGGGAGGAGAAAAATCTGGTAGAAATACTGGAAGAACATTGTCCCATAGACCTCTCAAAGTATATAAATTTTGTCCATGCCCCACATTGTGGCGCAATTGCAACTTTCTCTGGCACAACACGCGACACATTTGAAGGCAAAACTGTCATGGAGCTAAGGTACGAAGCTTATGTGCCTATGGCAATACGCCGCATGAAATCCATCTGCTCGTCTGCTCGATCGTCATGGAATCTGAGCTCCATTGCAGTTGCCCACCGCCTTGGCGCAGTTCCAGTAGGGGAAACAAGTGTATTCATAGCTATCTCCTCTGTTCATAGGGCTGATGCACTGGAAGCATGCAAGTTTGTGATTGATGAGGTTAAGGCATCAGTTCCAATATGGAAAAAAGAGGTGTATGCCAATGGagagatttggaaggaaaattcAGAGTTCCTAGAAAGGAGATTGGGGCTTGTAGAGGGTAGACGGGATGAGGGTAAGGCATCTTCTATGAGAGAATTTGAGGTGGAGGCGCATAATGGGAAGAGCTGCTGCGGAGCTAAGGTAAAGGTGGATGATGGCTCGGACATTGCCACATAG
- the LOC131149612 gene encoding G2/mitotic-specific cyclin S13-7-like, translated as MRFEVATTNEEGETLNGRLQSFLSSLLTSIGGVFGHSQEESEMASRPAAPIEDKQKNAPAEGRNRRALRDIGNLGKHVEGKPQTNNATRPVTRSFCAELLANAQAHAEKNRKPLAEVVNGGAALRVAAGKGKPAMMLGAQNKTASPEKGAESKERITVTGQKSSERSSKKKAKAAAFSSILTARSKAACEVANKPKDPVVNIDAEDANDELAVVEYVDDIYKFYKHTEDENQIVDYMGKQKDMNGKMRSILVDWLIEVHNKFELMPETLYLTINVVDRYLSMNFVSRKELQLVGIGSMLIACKYEEIWAPEVDDFVCISDKTYTKEQILVMEKSILGKLEWHLTVPTPYVFLVRYIKASVSPDKEMENMVFFLAELGLMHYSTVVLYRPSVIAASAVYAARLTLDKNPSWSETLKHHTGYSEDQLMDCAKLLVSFHLGAAEGKLKAAYRKFSNPDRGTVALLPPAKTLLAAAE; from the exons ATGCGATTCGAGGTGGCTACCACAAACGAAGAAGGAGAGACGCTCAACGGTCGTCTCCAATCGTTTCTGTCGTCACTGTTGACGAGCATTGGAGGAGTCTTTGGCCATTCTCAGGAAGAATCAGAGATGGCTTCAAGACCTGCTGCTCCCATAG AAGACAAGCAGAAGAATGCACCAGCAGAAGGAAGAAATCGCAGAGCGCTGAGAGATATTGGAAATCTTGGGAAACATGTCGAAGGGAAGCCTCAAACTAACAACGCCACTCGCCCCGTTACAAG GAGCTTTTGCGCAGAATTGCTAGCAAACGCACAAGCACATGCAGAGAAGAACCGG aaaccacttgcagaggttGTCAATGGAGGGGCTGCTCTTAGAGTTGCAGCAGGAAAAGGGAAACCTGCTATGATGTTGGGGGCTCAAAACAAGACGGCAAGTCCTGAAAAAGGAGCTGAGAGCAAGGAAAGAATAACCGTTACTGGACAAAAATCAAGTGAGAGGTCATCAAAGAAGAAAGCCAAGGCGGCGGCATTCTCTTCAATCCTCACAGCTAGAAGCAAGGCTGCTTGTGAGGTTGCTAATAAACCAAAGGATCCAGTGGTGAATATTGATGCAGAGGATGCTAATGATGAATTAGCAGTAGTGgaatatgtggatgatatctatAAGTTCTACAAGCATACAGAG GATGAGAATCAAATTGTAGACTACATGGGTAAACAGAAAGACATGAATGGCAAAATGAGATCAATTCTTGTGGACTGGCTAATTGAAGTTCATAACAAATTTGAGCTCATGCCAGAGACCCTTTATCTTACTATAAACGTTGTTGATCGATACCTGTCAATGAATTTTGTTTCGAGGAAGGAGCTTCAGCTAGTTGGCATTGGCTCGATGCTCATTGCCTGCAAGTATGAGGAAATTTGGGCACCAGAG GTGGATGACTTTGTCTGCATATCAGACAAGACCTATACCAAGGAGCAAATACTTGTCATGGAGAAATCAATCTTGGGAAAGTTGGAATGGCACCTAACAGTTCCTACGCCATATGTCTTCCTCGTTCGGTATATCAAGGCTTCTGTTTCGCCAGACAAGGAG ATGGAGAACATGGTGTTTTTCCTTGCTGAACTCGGTCTGATGCACTACTCTACCGTAGTACTCTACCGCCCCTCGGTGATTGCTGCTTCTGCAGTTTATGCTGCCCGCCTTACCCTTGACAAGAACCCTTCCTGGAGTGAAACACTAAAGCACCACACAGGCTATTCTGAAGATCAACTAAT GGATTGTGCAAAGCTCTTGGTTAGCTTTCACTTGGGAGCTGCAGAAGGCAAGCTGAAGGCTGCGTACCGTAAGTTCTCGAATCCAGACCGGGGCACAGTGGCACTTCTGCCACCAGCAAAAACTCTCTTGGCTGCTGCAGAGTGA